The Clostridiales bacterium FE2011 sequence TGGAGCAGCTTTACACAGACGACATCCTGCTCATCCATCATAAAACCGGTTCACGGAAGTATTATGACCTGGCAGAAAAGTATCTTCCCGCCGACCTGTTGAACGCCCCGAATCCCTTCCCGGATGAGGAATCCCTGACAGACTGGCGCGTCCGGCGCAGGATCGGCGCTGTCGGCATGCTCTGGAACCGGAATTCCACCGCCTGGCTGGGAATCAGCATGACCACGGAGCAGCGGGACGCCGCCTTTGCCCATCTTGAGAAGAATGGCAGCATCACCGCGGTTCAGGTCGAAGGCATCCGTTTCCCAATGTATCTGCTGTCTGAAGACCTTCCCCTTCTGGAATCCGTGACTGCCGGTCAGGCGGATACCAAAGCCAGGCTGGAATTCCTGGCCCCCCTGGATCCCATGCTCTGGGATCGGAAGCTGATCGAGGCATTCTGGGGCTATCAGTATTCCTGGGAAATCTACACCCCTGCTGTCAAACGCAAATACGGCTATTATGTACTCCCCATTGTATACGGAGATCGTTTCATCGGGCGGATTGAACCCAAAGCCGACCGGAAAACAAATAAGCTTACAGTTCAGAATGTATGGCTGGAACCGGGCGTCCGGAAAACCAAACTGCTTTCCGGCAAAATAGACAAAACTGTACAGCGCCTGGCAAAGCTGAACGACTGCGATTATCCGCAGGAATAAACCAATTCATCAGGAGAAAACAATGATCGATTTTACCCTCATCACCGCCTGCGGCGAATGCTGCACCGGCTGTTCAAAAAAGGCCGACGGCAGATGTCCCGGCTGCATCGAATCAGACGGCCGCGTACCCGAATGGGCAGAATCCGGCCGCTGCAGAATCCATGCCTGCGCCCGGGATCACGGCGTTCAGTTCTGCGGCTTATGCACTGAGTTTCCTTGCAGACAGCTCCCGTCGCTGATACACTGGAACCCGGATATCGTAAAACACCTGTCCGCCCTGCGTGACGAATACCTGAAGGAGCATCATGGATAAAACCCTTTACGTAACCGATCTGGACGGCACCCTGCTGAACCGGCAGGATCGCGTCAGTCCTTTCAGTATTAGTACGATCAATCATCTGGTGGAAAACGGCATGCTCTTCACCTATGCCACCGCCAGATCCCTGGTCTCCGCGTCAAAAGTCACGGAAGGCCTCTCCACAAAAATCCCGGTCATCGCCTACAACGGTGCTTTCATCCTTCAACCCTCCACCGGTGAGATTCTCTCTAGTGAAGGCTTCACAGAGTAAGAGCGGGCCCTGGTCAGGGATGTACTGAACAGTCGCGGCATCAGCCCGCTGGTTTACGCCTTTGTCAACGGTGTGGAAAAAGTATCCTGGATTCCGCAGAATGAGAACGACGGGATCCGGCGGTACCTGTCTCTCCGTCAGGGAGACCGGCGTTTTCGTCCGGTTCCCGGGAAAGACGCCCTGTATGAGGGAGAAATGTTTTATTTCACCTGCATCGGCGAAAAGGAAGAATTGCAGCCGGTTTACGATATTTTTACCAATGACAGCCGGTATCGCTGCACCCTGCAGCAGGAACTGTATCGGCCGGAATACTGGTGTGAAATCATGCCCGCCAAAGCTTCCAAGGCCAACGCGATCCGCAGGCTGAAGGAAATGTGGGGATGCACCCGGGTCGTTTCATTCGGAGACGCCGTCAATGATCTTCCCATGTTCGAAATTTCCGACGAATGCTATGCGGTTTCCAACGCAGTGAACGAGGTGAAAGCCGCCGCGACAGGCATCATTGAAAGCAATGAGGAAGACGGCGTCGCCAGGTGGCTTCTCCACAGGCTGTCCCCGGCAGGCTCTGGCATGTAATATCCATACTTTCACAAGGAACATGACACAGCGTTGTCATGTTCTTTTTGTTATCCTGCTGACTGTATGATACAATAAACACGTCATATTATTGTCATGTTTGAGGCGCCACATATGAAGCTTGACCGTCTGATCGCTATTCTCTCTGTTCTCCTGAATCAGGAACAGTCCACCGCACCGGAACTGGCTAAACGTTTTGAAGTATCCCGCCGCACCATCAACCGGGACATTGAGGCGCTGAACCAGGCCGGCATCCCCATCGTCACACAGCAGGGTGTAGGCGGAGGGATCCGGATCATGGATGGTTTCCGGATGGATCGCACTGCCCTGACTTCCCGGGAAATGCAGGCCATTCTCTCCGGTCTGAGGAGCCTGGACAGCGTCAGTGGTACCGGTCAGTACCGGCAGCTGATGGAGAAGATCAGTCCCGGTTCTTCCGGGCTTCTTCCCGGAGACCAGCACATCCTGATCGACCTCGCTTCCTGGCATAAAGCGTCCCTTTCTGAGAAGATTGAATTGCTGCACGGAGCAATCGAGCAGCATCGCCTGGTCTCATTCCACTATTTGTCCCGGAACGGCGAGAGTGATCGGATTGTGGAACCGTCACTGCTGGTTTTCCAGTGGTCCAGCTGGTATTTATGGTGCTGGTGCAGGGAAAAAGCATCTCCTCGTCTGTTTAAACTGGACCGGATGGACGCTCTGCAGATCGGTGAACCATTTATACCGCGGCAGATGGAACCTCCGGATCTTCTCAGCGAACAGGCATTCCCTGACCGGTATCACGTTACTGTCCGAATCAGTCCCGCATATAAATGGCGGCTGGTGGAAGAATACGGGCCTGGCTGTTATAAGCTTACCCCGGAAGGAGACTGCCTGTTTTCTACCGGCTTTACAGACAGGAATCATCTGATCAGCTGGATTCTGTCCTTTCAGGGAGAAGCAGAACTGATGGAGCCCCCGGAATTACGGGAAGAACTTCGGCTAATCGGCAAAAACATTTATGATACGTACAATACATGACATATTGATGTCATGTTTAATGTGATACCCTGCCTTTGAAAAGTAAAGGAGGTATGCCCTGTGAAATATCCCTGGATTGACGAATACCTGATGGCCAAACGCGGTGTGACAAAAGACCTGCAGGCGGAATGGAACTGGATCCGGTATCATATCGGAGGCAAAATGTTCGCCGCCGTCCTGCTTGATCACGACGATCGGCCATACTATATCAACCTGAAGCTGGATCCGGCTGAAGGAGAACTGATGCGAAAAAAGTATCCGGATGTGATTCCCGGGTATTACAGCAATAAACTGCACTGGAATTCCGTCAAACCCGACGGGGATATTCCGGACGATCTGCTGAAAACCTGGCTGGATCGTTCCTATCTGCTCGTTTTACAGGATCTCCCTAAAGCAAAGCAGCGGGAAATCCTGGGGCTTTCCGTCTGTGGAACGGACTGCTCCGCCTGTCCCCTGCACGGCAATCTCTGCACCGGATGCAATGAAGCCTGCGGGAAAGTGTTTCACGCACCGGAAGGAAAGCCTTGCCCCATCTATGGCTGCTGTGTCAACAAGCATCATTACGCGACCTGTGTCTCCTGCAGCCAGGTGCCCTGTGCTGTATGGCAGGCAACCCGTGATCCTTCCATGACGGATGAACAGTTTGAGCAAAGCGTGAACGATCGTGTTTCCGCCCTCAGAAAGATCTGAATCCGTTTATGCATAAAGGGACACTGAAAAGCTGCTGCAATATAATACCCACCGGATCGTATCCATTCAAATCCGAACCCGGATGCATTTTTGCAGGCGGGATATATGGCACTCGTCCGCATGGAATGAAATATCCGGAGGGCAGCTATGATAATGATTACCTGATGATCAAAATGATAAAATGATCATCAGTAAAATCGAAAAACGTATTTTAAGATAGTCGACCATCGATAAATCGAAGGTTGTCGGGATAATTGAAGTTGAGTCTTATGTTGGCTTTAGTACGGAGGGAAGAAAAAGATGAAATACCAATACAAAGCAATGCCTGAATCTATGAGGGGAACATACGGAGAATTTGCAAAAAACTTCGGGTTTGATTGGAAAGAATTTATTATGGGAATACCGACACCGATGTTTCTTGTCACAACATATAAATCTAATGGACAGCCAAATGCTACGATGCAGTCATGGGCAGGGTTTACGAGTGCGAATCATGGAGGCGGGTATTACGTGATTCTATGCAGCGTGAATAAGTGTGGACATCTTTACCAAAGCCTGAATGAAAAGAAGGTTGCAGTGTTGAATTTCATTTCTTCTGATTTATACAAAACCTGCATGCAGACGATACAGAACAATCAGTTCGAGACGGATGAGATAACTTCATCAGGGCTTACTGTGGAGAAAGCTTCATGGATAGAAGCGCCGATGGTCGCTGAATGTTTCATGAACCTTGAGTGCCAATATATGTGGGAGAAAGAAATTGTACCGGGTGATGATCATGTTATGATTTGCCTTGAAGTCGTAGGCGGGCATATAGAGAAGGATTATATGGAAGATATGTTCGGAGATAAAGGAGTTCTTTACAATGTCCATTATCCGATAAATCCGGAAGATGTGAAAGAAAAAGGTTGCGATTATGTAGCTGCACTTAGGAAAGTAAATCAATCTTACGAATATTGATCATATACAAGGCAGCGCAATGCTAAAAACAGTGACAAATTCCGTTTTGTCGGGACAGCTGTTGGAAAGACATCCCGGATGATAATCTTCCTATGATTCCATCAAGTTCAGAAATTAAACTTAAGTCTTCAAAAAAGATCCGAACCCTGTAATAGGGTTCGGATCTAAATTAACAAACGGGATCTCCGTCGGGTATCTTTTTACCTTTGTATGATCCTGCAGTCTTTAACATAGTCACCGTATTTGTCCATGAAGTCGTCCAGTTCTTCTTTTTCCGTGATCCAGATGATCACCCAGGCGTCTTTGATTCCAAGGTTTTCATAGGCCTTATGGCGGTGATTTCCATCGTTCAGCTCAAATTCGCCGTCCACATAATGGACAATGAGTGGAGGCATGTCATCATCTTTCTGAATGTTTTTTTCCAGTTCGGCAATCCGGTGTGCCCACCATTCCGGATGAATCTGGTATTTCATTTCCGGTTCAGGCCCCGTGCACCTTTTGAACAGGCTAATCGGGAACAGGGCCGGGCTGATATAGTACCGGTCAAACAGTTTCAGTCCGTCGGAAAAAGGGATATTGCGCCCTTCTTCATTCAGATACAGATGAATCCATACGTCCAGTTTTCCCGCTTCAGCATAGGCTTTGGCTGAGGACAGTGTAGCGCTGTATTTCAGCATAGCGGTCTCCTTCCTGTTGTACACAATTCGTTTAATGGAATCGTAGGAGAGCGCGTACTTGTCCATCAGGTTCTCAATGGATTCCCCGTCAGCAAAATCCCTGCGGATGCTTTCGTTCCTTTCGCGGATATAGCGCTGGTATCCGGAGGTTTCACCCCAGGCCTTTCTTTCATTCCCGGACGGGATATAAATGGTTTCACCGGAAACATAACGCTGAATCTGCTTCAGGAGACCTTCCGGAAAAATCTCCCTTGCGTTTCGGTATCCCATAGTTTCTCCTTTCATTCAGCACGTTTCCTGCGGGATGCCGGAAAGCATGCTGTGCTGACGCTCTCTCCGTGTTCAGGAAGGATTGTACGACAGCACAGCAGGCAGGGATATACCGTCTTTTTCTGTAAATGTTTCTGACACATATTGTGTCAGTTCAGTTCGTCCAGCAGGATATAATACCGCAGTTTTTCCTCATCCTTCGGAACCCCGGCAGCCCGGAACAGGTCATCCGGATTAACCTTCGGATAGGTTTTCCCATAGTGGCCGTCACTGTTATGTTTCAGGCTGCGCCATCCCAGGGCCAGATCCATCCACCGGTCACATATTCCAGCGCTTCCCAGGTCGATAAAGCCGGTAAAGTGTTTCCCGTCCGTAAACAGGTTCGGCAGGCAGAAATCGCCGTGGGTCAGCACGTCATCCTTTTCCGGCCGATGGCTTTTCAGCCAGTCCAGCAGCGCCTCGGGATTTTTAAATCCACCCGGTCCGAAGGTTTCCGGTTCACAGTCAGAGGGATCAAAGCATCCCGCCTGGATCGTCTTTTCAGCATGGGCCAGATTACCTTCCACGGACCGTTCAAAAGGACACTCCTGTACCGGAACATTCCACAGCAGATGCAGCGCTTCCGCCATACAATCCAGCAGCAGGGCGGGATTGGTCATCACGGAAGGATCGCACAGCATCTTCCCCTTCATCCGGGTCATCAGCAGCCAGTCCCGTCCATCCTGCACCGCATGCGCAGCCACTTCCGGAACAGGCAGTTTCCCTTTCATCCACCGGAGAATCCGGGTATCCACCGTATCCCGGCCGTCTGCCGGCCGGACTTTCAGCACATAATCATCAAACAGATACACGTCTGCCCCGGATTTGCCCAGCCCGTCCGCCTGCCCGGCGGCGTCGCCCAGGATTGCCGCGATTGATTCCGGCATCCGGTCAGATTTTTCGGACATATGCAACAAGTCTGTTCGCCTCCTCAAAACCCACTGCCTCATGAAAATGCTGGCTTACTGTGTTCGTCACTTCACAGTCGCTGGCAAACTCCGCGCAGCCCTTTTCTCCTGCCCAGTCCTCGCAGGCTGTCAGCAGTTTTCGGGCAATTCCTTCTCCCCGGTCGGTCTCTTTTACATATATTCCTTCCAGGTAGCCGACGGGGCTGCTCTCTGTTCCCTCCACATAATCATGCCGCAGCTGGCAATGGGCAAACCCGACAGCCCCGTCCTTCTTACGGTACAGGAAAACCGCCGCCTCTTCATCTGCAATATGGGTCTTAAATTCCTCTTTCATTTCCTCCAGGGTATGGTGCGGCCACAGTTCACAGGCCAGTAACGCGACAGTTTCTTCATCTCCGGCCACAGCGCGTTCCACTTCTTTCGGTGTTTCCCGTATCCCTTTCATCTGTCCGCGTGTAATCTGTCTCAGCATATAGGCTGCGTAGTCCCGTGCAAGTTCCGGATCATACCGGACCTCCGCCCCGTTCTCATATTCGTCCAGGGCAGTCAGGATCAGCGGATGGTATTTCCCCGGCAGGTTCTTCAGTCCCCAGGTTCCGCCTTCCTGCTTGGACAGGACTTCTTTTTCCTTCAGGTACCCCAGGACCCTCGTCAGGTTCAGGATCAGGTACATGGGATTATCAGCGATTTCCTCCCCGGCTCCGGACACGTCATCCCAGATGGAATCCAGATAGTCCTTTTCCGGCACCTCG is a genomic window containing:
- a CDS encoding YcaQ family DNA glycosylase; its protein translation is MLTVTLPQARQFILLKQGLLGDYRFIRKDGAYQYVRQAGCIQFDPVDICGRNAELTLQSRVKGFRKKMLHDLLYRDRLLVDYSDKELSIWPSEDWPFFSGYRERSVAHGRQFPGIPALEKQAVDYIRKHGPVSSDSLPIEGTIFWHSSMHWSGHWEKESLAARSVLEQLYTDDILLIHHKTGSRKYYDLAEKYLPADLLNAPNPFPDEESLTDWRVRRRIGAVGMLWNRNSTAWLGISMTTEQRDAAFAHLEKNGSITAVQVEGIRFPMYLLSEDLPLLESVTAGQADTKARLEFLAPLDPMLWDRKLIEAFWGYQYSWEIYTPAVKRKYGYYVLPIVYGDRFIGRIEPKADRKTNKLTVQNVWLEPGVRKTKLLSGKIDKTVQRLAKLNDCDYPQE
- a CDS encoding DUF3795 domain-containing protein, with product MIDFTLITACGECCTGCSKKADGRCPGCIESDGRVPEWAESGRCRIHACARDHGVQFCGLCTEFPCRQLPSLIHWNPDIVKHLSALRDEYLKEHHG
- a CDS encoding YafY family transcriptional regulator, with amino-acid sequence MKLDRLIAILSVLLNQEQSTAPELAKRFEVSRRTINRDIEALNQAGIPIVTQQGVGGGIRIMDGFRMDRTALTSREMQAILSGLRSLDSVSGTGQYRQLMEKISPGSSGLLPGDQHILIDLASWHKASLSEKIELLHGAIEQHRLVSFHYLSRNGESDRIVEPSLLVFQWSSWYLWCWCREKASPRLFKLDRMDALQIGEPFIPRQMEPPDLLSEQAFPDRYHVTVRISPAYKWRLVEEYGPGCYKLTPEGDCLFSTGFTDRNHLISWILSFQGEAELMEPPELREELRLIGKNIYDTYNT
- a CDS encoding MmcQ/YjbR family DNA-binding protein; its protein translation is MKYPWIDEYLMAKRGVTKDLQAEWNWIRYHIGGKMFAAVLLDHDDRPYYINLKLDPAEGELMRKKYPDVIPGYYSNKLHWNSVKPDGDIPDDLLKTWLDRSYLLVLQDLPKAKQREILGLSVCGTDCSACPLHGNLCTGCNEACGKVFHAPEGKPCPIYGCCVNKHHYATCVSCSQVPCAVWQATRDPSMTDEQFEQSVNDRVSALRKI
- a CDS encoding flavin reductase; this encodes MKYQYKAMPESMRGTYGEFAKNFGFDWKEFIMGIPTPMFLVTTYKSNGQPNATMQSWAGFTSANHGGGYYVILCSVNKCGHLYQSLNEKKVAVLNFISSDLYKTCMQTIQNNQFETDEITSSGLTVEKASWIEAPMVAECFMNLECQYMWEKEIVPGDDHVMICLEVVGGHIEKDYMEDMFGDKGVLYNVHYPINPEDVKEKGCDYVAALRKVNQSYEY
- a CDS encoding ParB N-terminal domain-containing protein → MKGETMGYRNAREIFPEGLLKQIQRYVSGETIYIPSGNERKAWGETSGYQRYIRERNESIRRDFADGESIENLMDKYALSYDSIKRIVYNRKETAMLKYSATLSSAKAYAEAGKLDVWIHLYLNEEGRNIPFSDGLKLFDRYYISPALFPISLFKRCTGPEPEMKYQIHPEWWAHRIAELEKNIQKDDDMPPLIVHYVDGEFELNDGNHRHKAYENLGIKDAWVIIWITEKEELDDFMDKYGDYVKDCRIIQR
- a CDS encoding aminoglycoside 3'-phosphotransferase gives rise to the protein MSEKSDRMPESIAAILGDAAGQADGLGKSGADVYLFDDYVLKVRPADGRDTVDTRILRWMKGKLPVPEVAAHAVQDGRDWLLMTRMKGKMLCDPSVMTNPALLLDCMAEALHLLWNVPVQECPFERSVEGNLAHAEKTIQAGCFDPSDCEPETFGPGGFKNPEALLDWLKSHRPEKDDVLTHGDFCLPNLFTDGKHFTGFIDLGSAGICDRWMDLALGWRSLKHNSDGHYGKTYPKVNPDDLFRAAGVPKDEEKLRYYILLDELN
- a CDS encoding GNAT family N-acetyltransferase → MKGIRETPKEVERAVAGDEETVALLACELWPHHTLEEMKEEFKTHIADEEAAVFLYRKKDGAVGFAHCQLRHDYVEGTESSPVGYLEGIYVKETDRGEGIARKLLTACEDWAGEKGCAEFASDCEVTNTVSQHFHEAVGFEEANRLVAYVRKI